One segment of Candidatus Eisenbacteria bacterium DNA contains the following:
- a CDS encoding cytochrome c family protein, whose product MIRERLFTAAALCGLILALGCGQGDKAVSTESGISEWSLPYQRIPTGGEDPAEYGPDDSTVLAEMPGNMGEVGFSHFTHASNAMNGYRIPCRVCHHNVAEGEDPGERCADCHRPPHDGDPAHGGPDDNMLFIGKNQDPAKVLPVPFTHFSHASNQGHKIACETCHHTGDLMACSECHQADVSLVSEKGKFIPKMKRAAHLKCKGCHQAVNDRHPEAPAPITCKGCHTLEAPRRLAGPLSLDRAYHLDCIGCHQRVALAIPGAHAPGGDCGGCHRWEKPPKDDSAGTTMSMVALNDLGPSALEISFGQDRKPTTPLNHRHHQELIEHCETCHHEGLDIATCSDCHEAEDAKEIYHQLCIGCHEELGAPARCSACHPEH is encoded by the coding sequence ATGATAAGAGAGAGATTGTTCACAGCAGCCGCTCTCTGCGGTTTGATTCTGGCGTTGGGTTGTGGTCAGGGCGATAAAGCCGTCTCCACGGAGAGCGGGATCTCGGAGTGGTCCTTGCCCTATCAACGTATCCCGACCGGTGGGGAAGATCCGGCGGAATATGGGCCGGATGATTCTACTGTTCTCGCGGAGATGCCCGGGAATATGGGAGAGGTCGGTTTTTCGCATTTCACACACGCCTCCAATGCCATGAACGGCTACCGGATCCCCTGCCGTGTTTGTCATCACAATGTCGCCGAAGGGGAGGATCCCGGGGAGCGATGCGCCGATTGCCATCGTCCACCGCATGATGGAGATCCGGCGCACGGCGGTCCCGATGACAATATGCTGTTCATCGGCAAAAACCAAGATCCGGCGAAAGTGCTGCCCGTACCCTTCACTCACTTCAGCCATGCCTCGAATCAGGGGCATAAGATTGCCTGCGAGACTTGCCACCATACCGGCGATCTCATGGCATGCAGTGAATGCCACCAGGCGGATGTCTCGCTCGTATCCGAAAAAGGTAAGTTTATCCCCAAGATGAAACGCGCCGCTCACTTGAAGTGCAAAGGATGCCACCAAGCGGTGAATGATCGCCACCCGGAGGCTCCGGCCCCGATCACCTGCAAGGGATGCCATACGCTTGAGGCCCCGCGGCGTCTGGCCGGCCCCCTTTCCCTGGACCGCGCTTATCATCTGGATTGCATTGGATGCCACCAACGGGTCGCCCTGGCCATTCCCGGTGCGCATGCGCCGGGGGGAGATTGCGGCGGATGCCATCGGTGGGAAAAGCCGCCGAAGGATGACAGCGCGGGTACAACGATGTCGATGGTGGCTCTAAACGACCTGGGACCCTCGGCATTGGAAATCTCCTTCGGCCAGGATCGCAAACCGACGACTCCGCTGAATCACCGGCATCATCAGGAGCTGATCGAACATTGTGAAACCTGTCATCATGAAGGTCTTGATATCGCGACCTGCAGCGATTGTCATGAGGCGGAAGACGCCAAGGAGATCTATCACCAACTCTGTATCGGGTGTCATGAAGAGCTCGGCGCGCCGGCACGGTGTTCCGCCTGCCATCCGGAACATTAA
- a CDS encoding SoxR reducing system RseC family protein, translating to MNHTCHEEAVVTGLAPGNQVVIAVRRAEACHQCSAKSACVTLGGQFKEMSLTVPNTIQARPGDRVQLALSETDVVKLSFALYLLPALTLIAGAILGNRFAGSFGSDPNLISLLGALAGVIIGLIGARLLSKRMSKDGRYNPRLTRIIRSGTDIDSDATTESSDTKE from the coding sequence ATGAATCATACATGCCATGAAGAGGCCGTCGTCACGGGGTTGGCTCCGGGGAATCAAGTTGTCATCGCGGTTCGCAGAGCCGAGGCCTGCCATCAATGCTCCGCCAAAAGCGCTTGCGTCACTCTCGGCGGCCAGTTTAAGGAAATGTCTCTCACCGTGCCCAACACGATACAGGCCCGGCCGGGAGACCGAGTTCAATTGGCCCTTTCCGAAACCGATGTCGTCAAGCTTTCGTTCGCGCTCTATCTCCTGCCGGCGCTGACACTCATCGCCGGAGCGATCCTCGGCAACCGCTTCGCCGGATCTTTCGGGAGCGACCCCAATTTGATCTCTCTTCTGGGCGCCCTCGCCGGTGTCATCATAGGTCTGATCGGTGCGCGGTTGCTCAGCAAGCGGATGAGCAAGGACGGCCGCTACAACCCACGTCTTACACGCATTATCAGATCAGGAACGGATATTGATTCGGACGCCACCACTGAATCAAGCGACACAAAGGAGTGA
- a CDS encoding glycerophosphodiester phosphodiesterase family protein: MRIRITTLLLILLCIACSPGHKAGEHFVSLESFSELSEYLRWHPDGTPLIGAHRGGPAPGFPENCIATFERSLAFAPCLIEIDIQKSKDDVLLLLHDDDLSRTTTGEGGVPEYTLAELKELNLVDGDGMTTEYRIPTLAEALEWARGKAILELDFKRPVMPAEIVQSIQKHEAHSYTIVITYNWHTAELFYQLDPEIVISCSAQGMEGVDYLLQSLVPPENLIAFVGVSEPSSEVYQALHRAGIRTILGTMGNLDRSADANGVKVYIDLLRNGADVLATDNVASASKAIDAYLKSRK, encoded by the coding sequence ATGAGAATCCGGATCACGACCCTCCTGCTGATCCTTCTCTGTATCGCATGCTCCCCAGGTCATAAGGCTGGGGAGCATTTTGTATCCCTTGAGAGTTTCTCCGAGTTAAGCGAATACCTGAGATGGCATCCTGATGGGACGCCCCTTATCGGCGCTCATCGCGGCGGGCCGGCGCCGGGATTTCCAGAGAACTGCATAGCGACCTTTGAGCGCTCCCTCGCCTTCGCGCCCTGCCTCATTGAGATCGATATTCAGAAATCAAAAGACGATGTCCTCCTGCTTCTCCATGATGATGATCTCAGTCGCACGACCACGGGCGAAGGTGGTGTGCCGGAGTATACATTGGCGGAGCTTAAAGAGCTCAATCTTGTCGATGGTGATGGAATGACCACGGAGTATCGCATTCCGACGCTGGCCGAGGCTCTTGAATGGGCCAGAGGCAAAGCGATCCTTGAGCTGGATTTCAAAAGACCCGTGATGCCCGCGGAGATCGTTCAAAGCATCCAAAAACATGAGGCTCACAGTTACACCATCGTCATTACGTACAACTGGCACACCGCCGAACTTTTTTACCAGCTCGATCCTGAGATTGTGATCTCCTGCTCCGCCCAGGGCATGGAAGGCGTTGACTATTTGCTCCAAAGCTTGGTTCCCCCTGAGAACCTCATTGCTTTTGTGGGTGTATCCGAGCCCTCCTCTGAGGTCTATCAAGCCCTTCACCGAGCGGGGATCCGCACCATTCTAGGAACAATGGGAAACCTTGATCGCAGCGCCGACGCCAATGGCGTTAAAGTCTATATTGATCTTCTGCGCAATGGCGCCGATGTCCTCGCTACAGACAACGTCGCATCAGCCTCTAAGGCCATTGACGCGTATCTGAAATCCAGGAAGTAA
- the gltA gene encoding NADPH-dependent glutamate synthase: protein MQDDSAGRKFERGEIEVDSTEKKAPETKPKKVKIPRQPMPEQDPKKRSREFTEVALGYSADMAVLEASRCIQCKKPLCVSGCPVGIDIPGFIRLISEKDFRSAVRLLKQMNILPAICGRVCPQETQCEAKCILGKKGEPVAIGRLERFLADWERESDQVDVPKVAPPTGKKVAIVGSGPAGLTAAVDCARMGHEVEVFEALHKPGGVLIYGIPEFRLPNTIVEAEVNILKKMGVKIHCNYVVGRIETIDEMLERFDAIFVGTGAGLPVFMHIPGENLIGVYSANEYLTRSNLMHAYDFPSYDTPLARGGVVATIGGGNVAMDSARTALRLGAERSLLIYRRGREEMPARHEEIEHAEAEGVELFLLTSPTRVLGNDKGRVKALECVKMELGEPDAGGRRRPVVIEGSEHTYDVNTIVVAIGNGPNPLIPQTTPDIQIKRWGNIEANEATGKTNKRGVFAGGDIVLGAATVILAMGAGQTAAKAIDEYLKTGIW, encoded by the coding sequence ATGCAGGATGATTCGGCAGGCCGAAAATTTGAGCGGGGAGAAATAGAAGTGGATTCAACGGAAAAGAAGGCACCAGAAACGAAACCGAAGAAGGTCAAGATTCCAAGACAACCGATGCCGGAGCAGGATCCGAAAAAGCGGAGCCGTGAGTTTACCGAAGTCGCTCTTGGGTATTCCGCCGATATGGCGGTTCTTGAAGCCTCTCGCTGCATCCAATGCAAAAAACCTCTGTGTGTCAGCGGATGCCCCGTGGGCATAGACATTCCCGGATTTATCCGGCTGATCAGTGAAAAGGATTTTCGCAGCGCCGTCCGCCTGCTGAAACAGATGAATATTCTCCCGGCCATCTGCGGACGCGTGTGTCCCCAGGAAACGCAATGTGAAGCAAAGTGTATTCTCGGGAAGAAGGGTGAGCCGGTGGCTATCGGCCGCCTGGAGCGTTTCCTCGCTGATTGGGAGCGTGAATCCGATCAGGTCGATGTTCCCAAAGTTGCTCCTCCGACCGGGAAGAAAGTGGCGATTGTCGGATCCGGGCCTGCCGGTCTCACCGCCGCCGTTGACTGCGCGCGTATGGGCCATGAGGTCGAGGTCTTCGAGGCCTTGCACAAACCGGGCGGCGTGCTGATTTACGGGATCCCCGAATTCCGGCTGCCCAACACTATTGTTGAAGCCGAAGTGAATATCTTGAAGAAGATGGGCGTCAAAATTCATTGCAATTATGTAGTCGGGCGGATTGAGACGATTGATGAGATGCTTGAACGCTTTGATGCCATCTTTGTCGGTACCGGCGCGGGTCTGCCTGTCTTTATGCACATCCCCGGCGAGAACCTCATCGGCGTCTACTCGGCGAACGAATACCTCACCCGTTCAAATCTCATGCACGCGTATGATTTCCCCTCTTACGACACACCCCTTGCCAGAGGCGGCGTCGTCGCCACCATCGGTGGGGGTAATGTCGCCATGGATTCAGCCCGCACGGCGCTGCGGCTCGGCGCGGAGCGATCCCTGCTGATCTACCGCCGGGGCCGCGAGGAGATGCCGGCCCGGCATGAGGAAATCGAGCACGCCGAAGCGGAGGGAGTTGAGCTTTTCCTCCTCACCAGCCCGACACGAGTGCTTGGTAATGATAAAGGCCGTGTGAAGGCGCTGGAGTGCGTCAAGATGGAACTTGGCGAGCCGGATGCGGGCGGCCGCCGGAGACCGGTCGTCATTGAGGGCAGCGAACATACTTATGATGTCAATACGATCGTGGTCGCTATCGGCAACGGCCCCAATCCCCTGATCCCGCAGACGACCCCGGATATTCAGATAAAACGCTGGGGAAATATCGAAGCCAACGAAGCGACCGGCAAAACAAATAAGAGAGGCGTTTTTGCGGGCGGGGATATTGTCCTCGGCGCGGCGACGGTGATTCTCGCCATGGGCGCCGGCCAGACGGCGGCCAAAGCGATCGATGAATATCTCAAAACGGGGATCTGGTAG
- a CDS encoding sulfide/dihydroorotate dehydrogenase-like FAD/NAD-binding protein → MHKILKMEVLGPAVFRMVVEAAQIARKRKAGQFIILSIDEYGERIPLTIADADSEAGTITLIFQVVGKTTTQLSQMKVGDVIENIVGPLGKPTHIENFGTVVCIGGGIGIAPLFPITQALKKAGNKIITILGARSKDLLILENEMKAISDETIVTTDDGSYGEKALVTGPLQRMIDAGERIDFCVAIGPAIMMKFVSKTTEPYGIPTFVSINTIMIDGTGMCGGCRVSVGGETKFACVDGPEFDGHKVDFDELTNRLHSYNDEESKALKRWNEAHGEGCRMIRQAENLSGEK, encoded by the coding sequence ATGCATAAGATTTTAAAAATGGAAGTTCTGGGTCCGGCTGTGTTTCGGATGGTGGTTGAAGCGGCTCAAATTGCCCGTAAACGGAAGGCGGGGCAATTCATTATTCTATCAATTGATGAATACGGCGAGCGGATACCGCTGACGATAGCCGACGCCGATTCTGAGGCCGGCACGATCACACTCATCTTCCAGGTTGTCGGAAAGACCACGACGCAATTATCACAAATGAAAGTGGGCGATGTCATAGAGAATATCGTCGGTCCCCTGGGCAAGCCGACGCATATCGAAAATTTCGGTACGGTCGTCTGTATCGGCGGCGGCATCGGAATCGCTCCCCTTTTCCCGATTACTCAAGCCCTGAAGAAGGCGGGAAATAAGATTATCACGATTCTCGGCGCCCGGTCGAAAGACCTCTTGATTCTTGAGAACGAGATGAAGGCGATCAGTGATGAGACAATCGTTACCACGGACGACGGCTCTTATGGGGAAAAGGCCCTTGTCACGGGACCTTTGCAAAGAATGATTGACGCCGGTGAAAGGATTGACTTCTGTGTCGCCATCGGTCCGGCCATCATGATGAAGTTTGTATCCAAAACAACCGAGCCGTATGGGATCCCCACCTTTGTCAGTATCAATACGATCATGATTGACGGAACAGGGATGTGCGGCGGATGCCGTGTTTCCGTGGGGGGCGAAACCAAGTTTGCCTGTGTCGACGGTCCAGAGTTTGACGGCCACAAAGTCGATTTTGACGAACTGACCAACCGCCTGCATTCCTATAATGACGAGGAAAGCAAGGCGTTGAAGCGCTGGAACGAAGCTCACGGCGAAGGATGCAGGATGATTCGGCAGGCCGAAAATTTGAGCGGGGAGAAATAG
- a CDS encoding T9SS type A sorting domain-containing protein, whose product MRGYPDVLFRLIQGMVCCVCILGSPQIAQCDDISLLGRWERGPCFDVKVAGNLAYYGAASSLQIVDISKPGEPIHVGDILLPSVIQGIDIVGSLAYIADSAFGLQIVDITQPSAPTIIGSAPAGTQAKAVTVSGGLAFVVESLVDLRIFDVSDPTDPHEIGHFDQNAFAQDVAIRDHYAFVSTWDGVFILDIADPTSPTLVALIPEGPYYGFEGVTLRGRYAYLAAEGTGMEIYDISDPTSPQWVSLYNAYGQPLEVDLIDNIAIVACRGSGLRAVDISDPSHPIEVSRFDAPYGTYGIECVNDLIYVAAFTRGMRIVDGSNPMKLKEISFCFSGSYGTDLVVQNDLAYIAESYSGLRVMDVSDPTDPTPIGLYRTDDDYVQNIAIQDHFVYLGSSQGMRIIDISNPAVPEEVALYGIPGSGDLAIAGDYAFLTVYDKGFLTLDISTPESPTIHNLLPENDPYAVAVAGPYAYYAGNGGFQVVDYTIEGIPEILGSYPMYKATDIGVAGGIVFLTGVVAEYGYVLMSFDVSDPYNPQPIDLLELDGGPVTTFGLTDEYVYTGDYYGDLRAYDISDPAQLKFAAIYTRPGYHTRCIAAQDDMIYTGGIWIFRNEMISSSTSGPAVTSLMALRSSPNPFARSTAISYRLGSPAFVRLGIYDASGRLVRLLKNGAWEGAESHTVTWNGCNAQGSDAGAGVYFYQLETGSQKETRRMILLK is encoded by the coding sequence ATGAGAGGATACCCTGATGTTCTGTTTCGCCTGATCCAAGGGATGGTTTGCTGCGTATGCATATTGGGATCTCCACAGATCGCACAATGCGATGACATTTCATTGCTCGGCCGCTGGGAACGAGGTCCCTGTTTCGATGTCAAGGTTGCGGGGAACCTCGCCTATTATGGCGCCGCCTCAAGTTTGCAGATCGTGGATATCAGCAAGCCGGGCGAACCTATACATGTGGGTGATATCTTGCTCCCATCCGTCATTCAAGGGATTGATATTGTCGGTTCTTTGGCCTACATCGCCGATTCCGCATTCGGTTTACAGATTGTCGACATCACTCAGCCCTCGGCGCCGACCATCATCGGCTCCGCGCCCGCCGGCACGCAGGCGAAGGCGGTTACCGTCAGCGGTGGATTGGCTTTCGTGGTCGAAAGCCTGGTCGATTTGAGGATTTTTGATGTTTCGGACCCGACCGATCCCCATGAGATCGGGCATTTCGACCAGAATGCCTTCGCTCAGGATGTAGCTATCCGCGATCACTACGCCTTTGTATCGACTTGGGACGGCGTTTTTATTTTGGATATTGCGGATCCCACCTCACCCACCCTGGTCGCTCTCATTCCTGAAGGACCCTATTACGGCTTTGAAGGGGTGACGCTGAGAGGGCGCTATGCCTATCTCGCCGCTGAAGGAACCGGCATGGAGATCTATGATATCTCGGATCCCACATCGCCTCAGTGGGTCAGTCTCTATAATGCCTATGGTCAGCCTCTCGAGGTCGATCTCATTGACAATATTGCCATTGTCGCCTGCCGTGGTTCGGGTCTCCGGGCGGTCGATATTTCCGACCCATCACACCCAATCGAGGTGTCCAGATTCGATGCACCCTACGGCACCTATGGCATCGAGTGCGTCAACGACTTAATCTATGTGGCCGCTTTCACTCGGGGGATGCGAATCGTCGATGGATCCAATCCAATGAAACTTAAAGAGATCTCCTTCTGCTTCTCCGGATCTTACGGTACCGATCTGGTTGTACAAAACGATTTGGCCTATATCGCCGAGTCTTATTCCGGGCTCAGGGTGATGGATGTTTCAGATCCGACCGATCCAACACCGATCGGTCTCTATCGAACCGATGATGATTATGTACAAAATATTGCTATTCAGGATCATTTTGTTTACCTCGGCAGCTCCCAGGGTATGAGAATCATCGATATCTCGAATCCCGCTGTGCCTGAAGAGGTAGCTCTTTATGGAATCCCTGGATCAGGCGACCTTGCCATCGCCGGGGATTATGCCTTCCTGACGGTTTATGATAAGGGATTTCTCACCCTCGACATCTCCACTCCTGAAAGTCCGACCATCCACAATCTTCTGCCTGAAAATGATCCCTATGCTGTCGCCGTCGCCGGCCCTTATGCCTATTACGCCGGCAATGGGGGATTTCAGGTCGTGGATTATACAATCGAGGGCATCCCTGAAATTCTCGGCAGCTATCCGATGTACAAGGCGACCGATATCGGCGTCGCCGGAGGTATTGTCTTCCTCACCGGTGTCGTGGCAGAGTATGGATATGTCCTGATGTCGTTTGATGTTTCAGATCCATATAATCCGCAACCGATCGACCTCCTTGAGCTTGATGGCGGGCCGGTTACCACGTTCGGGCTGACGGATGAGTATGTCTACACAGGTGATTATTATGGAGACTTGCGGGCCTATGATATCAGCGACCCGGCCCAGTTGAAATTCGCCGCTATTTATACCCGTCCGGGATATCACACCCGCTGTATTGCTGCTCAGGATGACATGATTTACACGGGGGGCATCTGGATTTTTAGAAACGAGATGATATCATCGTCGACTTCCGGACCCGCGGTGACATCCTTGATGGCCCTTAGAAGTTCACCGAATCCATTCGCCCGATCGACGGCAATCTCCTACCGGCTCGGATCGCCGGCATTCGTCCGTCTGGGGATCTACGATGCGTCGGGGCGGCTCGTGCGCTTGCTGAAAAACGGCGCTTGGGAAGGCGCCGAATCCCACACGGTGACCTGGAATGGATGCAATGCGCAGGGTTCCGATGCCGGAGCGGGAGTCTATTTTTATCAACTGGAGACGGGATCTCAAAAGGAAACAAGACGTATGATACTATTGAAATAA
- a CDS encoding 4Fe-4S dicluster domain-containing protein, whose amino-acid sequence MAENSFYYDGSLCIACRSCQVACKQWNYLPGEKTCFFAAPGGYQNPADLSSKTWTILKFYEVDEKKQVQWLFRRHHCFHCTDASCIDVCPVEPHKAMTRHPEFGTVYVNQELCIGCGSCVDACPFGVPHLDEEAEKSKKCTSCVDRVANNKLPACAKTCPTHAIRYGEKTEMYALAVDRVEELKAQGFPNANVYGIKQQGGMHSIYVLPERLEIYGLPVNPNKGDLDSIKRRGREKFAAWQIDQGSNLASVAAGPAGAALLAGLAAAGLKKLADRKERVASEETED is encoded by the coding sequence ATGGCAGAGAATTCTTTCTATTATGATGGATCGCTCTGCATCGCCTGCCGGAGCTGCCAGGTAGCCTGCAAACAGTGGAACTACCTTCCCGGGGAGAAGACTTGTTTCTTCGCGGCGCCCGGCGGATATCAGAATCCGGCGGACTTGTCCTCCAAGACATGGACGATTCTCAAATTCTATGAGGTTGATGAGAAGAAACAGGTGCAATGGCTCTTCCGTCGCCACCACTGCTTCCACTGCACTGATGCGAGTTGCATTGACGTTTGCCCGGTGGAACCGCACAAGGCGATGACGCGGCATCCGGAATTTGGAACGGTCTATGTCAATCAGGAACTCTGTATCGGCTGCGGATCCTGTGTCGATGCCTGCCCCTTCGGAGTGCCGCATTTGGACGAGGAAGCGGAGAAGTCAAAGAAGTGCACATCATGCGTTGATCGTGTCGCTAATAACAAGCTTCCCGCCTGCGCCAAGACCTGTCCCACTCATGCGATTCGCTACGGCGAGAAAACTGAGATGTACGCTCTTGCCGTGGACCGAGTCGAGGAGTTGAAGGCGCAGGGCTTCCCTAATGCCAATGTCTACGGTATTAAGCAGCAGGGGGGTATGCACTCGATCTATGTGCTTCCAGAACGGCTGGAGATTTACGGACTTCCAGTCAATCCGAACAAAGGCGATCTCGATTCGATCAAGCGCCGGGGCAGAGAGAAATTCGCGGCCTGGCAGATCGATCAAGGATCCAACCTGGCATCGGTGGCGGCCGGTCCGGCGGGGGCGGCACTGCTCGCCGGTCTCGCGGCGGCCGGGCTGAAGAAGCTGGCGGATCGCAAGGAGCGCGTCGCGAGCGAGGAAACCGAAGACTAA